In Candidatus Paceibacterota bacterium, the DNA window GCCTCCAAAACCACGCCGATATTCTTTTCACGAGTTAATCTTGAGGCAACGAGAAAAATAAAATCAAACTGAGGATATCTTTTATGTAAATCAATAACTGGATTTACTTTACGAATGCTTTCTACATCAACAAAAATTGGAAGAATGGTTGGGGTATTTGTTAGACGATAGTTATTAGTCTTTAGGGAAGAAGAAATGCGCCTGGAAACAACACGGATACCGTCTGAGCGCGGAAGCAGAAATCTTGAAATCATAACGCGAAATTTATTCAAAAAAGATTCACTTCGAAAATATGGACTTAAAAAATCAGTATGAATTTGAAGCTGTAGCTTTGATTTTGTTTTTTTAGATATACCCCAAGCGACAAAACCATTTTCAAAAGGGTCCTGCGCAGTAATCAGATAACCGTCGCCACCTAAACCAAAGTCCTTGGTGAGATACACACCTAAACGGTACGCCTTAAATAACGAGAGTATTTTAAAACGAGAAGTTACGGAATAAACAAAAACATTTTCGCTAATTCTTAATCTTTGTTTTTTATCGATATTTTTTTCTCCTGACTTTCCCACTACCAATACGTAGAGCTTGTCGCAAATAGTTCCGTAAGAAACCATGCGCGCTCGAACGGCGCTTCCCCCCTCGAGAATATTCTTGTCAGTAGAAATCATTATCACTTTCATCCCGTACAAAATAGGAAACGCTTTAAACGCGACTTTATAAAACGTTTACCTCTTCCAGCTTTTAAACATAACTCTCTCGACCTTGCATCTTCTTCGTCAAGACACGCTTCGTAATAAATCAACTCGTAAGGGCCACGTCCTTTCGTATATGTAGATTTACTATCGTTGTGCTCCTTAAAGCGTTTCCGTAAATTACTCGTATATCCCGTATACAACTTACCATCTTTTTTGCTTTTTAATACATAGGTGTAAAACATAACAATGTTATTTTGTACGGGACAGGTTCCTAAAAAGATAGGGCCTTAATCGTCTCTTTTAACATACGTTCGCGATTAAATAAAACCACAGTACTCTTAGCGTTCCCCACCAATTCATCAGAAAAGGCCTCATTAAGCAGAATTTTCTCAACCGAGCGTACAATTGCATCTCTGTCGTCTAGCTCCACCAAAATGCCATTTTTCCCGTTTTCTATCACCTCCGGATTCCCACCAATATTAGTCGTCACGATTGGTGTCCCAAGCGCCATAACCTCAAGCAATTGGTGCGAAAAGCCCTCGTAGGCGGTGTTTAAAACAAATACCGAGGCACTCTTTATATATTTAAAAAGCTTCTCCTGAGAAAGAGCTCCTGCCAAAAAAACAGAAGATTCCAAACCAAGCTCTTTAATTGCCCCCTCAAGTTTTCTCCTCTCTTTCCCTTCTCCTGCAATAATCAATTTAATATCTGGAAAATGTTTAATGAGCCTTGGCATAAGCGCCACAAGCGTCAAAAAACCTTTCCACGGGACAAGTCTCCCGGCTGACAATATAATTCTCTCTCGCTTAGTTTCATCTATGTCTGTTTTAATCTCTCCGTCAAAAGAGTTATAAACAACCGTTATTTTATTTTTATCAATTCCCCAATTAGAAACTATCTGTTTTAAATATTTACTCGGTACAATAATTTTATCCGCTCTTTCTGCAACTTTAGTTTCAATATATTTTAAAATAAAAACAAACAAACCATACCCGCCTCTCTTTTTTGAAAATTCATCAAGCAAGTCTTTTACTTGAAACCTTGAAACTCCTTGCTCCCAGGCGTAATCACCAACAATTTTCAAAACAAATTTCTTCCGTAAAAATTTTGACGCAATCATCGCAGGAAAACCAACCGATACTGGATCTTGAGCATAAATCACATCGCATCCGCGCGCCCGTAAAATTGTTTTAACAAAATAAACAAAATGTCGAATAAGTTTTGGTAGATAACGTACCTCACCAAAACTCAAAACATCAACATCAATCCCCTTCTTTGGTAACTCTTCAAAAAGCGCCAAGCTATACGAAGCTGGTCCACCAATATCTGGCGGATAAATTCCTGTGGCGATAAGTATTTTTTTGTTAGTAGTCATCTATTTTTTACTTTCAAAAAGTTTATCGAAAACGTTTTCTTTCATATCCTTCGAAATAGTATCCCAATCATATTTTTCCTGCACTAACCTTAACCCATTTACAACCAACTTCTCCTTAATCTCTTTGTTGTTTACAAGGCTTTCTGCTTGTTTAGCAATCCCCTTTGGGTCGCGAACCTTTACAGCAAGGCCAGTTGGTTCTTTATCTTTATTAATTTCTGGGTCAAAGAGAAAATCTGAAATTCCACCTTCTTGTGTGGCAATTACAGGTAATCCCGCTGCCATCGCTTCAATAAAAGAAATGCCAAAACCCTCTGAAAGAGACGGCCTAATAAAAATATCAGATATTTTTAAATATTTTAGTATCTCTTTATTATCTATTTCACCTAAAAAAATAACCCTTGAGGATACTCCAAGATTTTGAGCAAGCATCCTCAACTCGTCCTCATCTGGACCAATTCCAATTACAAGGAATTTATATCTTTCTGGTAAATCAACAAGGGATTTAATAACATCGTCTACCGCATTTTTCTTCACCAACCTAGAGGTTGTAACCATATAAACGTCATTCTCTTTTTTACCTAGTTTATTTTTTAACTCAGTAAGTTCTGTATCTCCAACTATTTGTGAAAAATGTTTTACGTTTACGGCATTCGGAATCACAACACCAAAACCCTTAAACCCCATATCTCTTCCCCATCCCATAAGGAAAGTGGAAATTGTTTGCAAAACAGTAGCCCGCCTAAATCCCGCCACAAAAAGCGGATAAATTGGCAACATTTTTCGTTTTATATATTTAATTGGATCTCCCTCCTGAAGAGTCAGGACGTACGGCACTTCTCTGTGCATCATGTTAAAAATCGCAGCAGGAACAGCACAGGAATGAGCCATCATTGCCCATACTCCATCGTAACTATTCTTTCTATGAAGCTCAGCTGCCTTAAAAGCCGAGCTAAACTGAAATAAAAATTTATTTAAATGAAGAGGAAACTTTCCTAAATCAGATATCTTTGGATTGTTTGTTGTAAAACCAATACGATAGACTGTCACATTTCCTATCCTTTCAATCTCAGGTAGTTTTTTGTCGTAACGAAGCGTCACCATGTCAAAAGAAATATCTTCTGGTTTAAATCTGTCGGTAATTTCCTTTATAGCCACCTCCGCTCCTCCGATAAATCTTGGGTAATATGAGAGTGAAAAAATTAATATTTTTTTCATTTTTACGCCTTATTATTTTTGATTGACTGAATATATTCCTTTATATCCTCTTCTGTCTTCCATCCTAACAGCTTTGACTTTGAAATATTTAAGGCTGCACCCATTCTATTCCCTTTTCTTTCTGGAAGCATTTTTATTTCAGAGCCAAACATTTGAGCTATCTCTAAGATACTGTACGAACGCTCATCACCTAACCCATACTCATCCCCCTCTCCTTTTTCTCCAACCAAAACAAGACCACGTACAATATCTTTTACGTGAGTAAAATTACGAACCTGTGTTCCAGGGAGAACCACCGATAGCGGTTCTCCATTTTTAAACTTTTCAGAAAAAATACCGATAACGGTGGCATATGAACCAGTTGAGATCTCTCGTGGTCCATAAACATTGTAAAAATAAGTAATCGCATACGGAACGTTAAACCAATCTCCATAATTAACCACAAGATCTGTGTTCGACGCCTTGGTCCAAGCATATGGACTTTGATATCTACCTAAGCCGTTATCACCAAACTTTGTACTTGAACCTGCGTAAATAATTTTTGAATTATGCTTCCTGGCGAACTCAAGCACTGCAAAAGTACCAACAATATTAAAATCCCAAACCGTTGGGACATCATTAAAACTTTGTTCCACCCTAGAATATTCTCCTAAGTGGTAGATGATATCTGGTTTTTCTGAGACGTGTTTATCTATGTCTTTTGTATGTCCCTCCCTGTAATCAACACCTTCTATATGATTCTCTTTTTTCCCGGTAAAATAATTGTCTAAAGAAATTATTTTGTGCCCACTTTTAACAAGCTCTTCGCATAAGTAAGAACCAATAAAACCGGCTCCGCCGGTTACAAGAATTATTTTTTTATTTTCGCTACTCATAAGTTCTGCAAACTATATAACTAATACAAGAAAAGGCAACGCTAGCTCACATCCTCTTCAATATCAAAATCATCGGCGGAAAGTTCGTCTGGTTTTTTACCAGAAGACGCGCCACTAAACATAATACCTAGAACAGCGACAATAGACAGAGCTCCGACAGCCAAAAGCCACTTAAAAGGAAACTTCTGGTTTTGCTCTGAGGATTTAGTTTCCGTTTCCTCAACAGCCGAGGCACTTGCCGCCATCACCCTATTACCCGACTGTTTACTACTGCTAACACTTTTAACTACCGGGCTGGACTCTATGTTAGGGGTACTCTCACTATCTTCTTGTGGGGTGTACTCTGAAATCCGATCACCATACGTGGTTGCCATAGCACCACTTGGATATAGTAAGAACGGTTTATCACCCAAACTAAAAGAGAAACCTGTGACCAGAGAAGAAAAAGAAACTTTTCCACCTGACATTATTATGGTGTTTTTGGGAATAAAAAACTGCGCGCTCTGAGACCTTAGTATCCAACCAGACAAATCAAGTTCGTATTTTGAGTTGTTCGTCACTTCAATAAAATAATCTGAAGCGTCCCCAATTTTTGAAATAATTATTTCAGGGGTTACAGCCGAAACCTTCAATCGATCAGAACCAGAAAAATATCCCGACGAAACCTCAAGGACAACAACATACTCTCCAGGATAACGATATGTATGGGTAACACTTCTTCCCTCTTTAAATGAGCCGTCTCCAAAACTCCACATGTACTGCGCGTTTTCAATAGGCTCTTTTTTTAAACCAAGTGCAATACCACTGAAGCTAATTAGCGCCCCAGCAACAGTTGTCTTATTGGCTCCCGCCTCAACAATCATCTGTGGCTCAACTGGAAAACTAGAAACAATGCTGTTTGTTGAAGCGCCTGAATTTTGTTCTGCTGTCTGATTGCTTGTAGTAGTTTCCATAACAGGGTTTGATGGGTCGCTCAAAGTAGCGCTTCCTGGTGTTGGGGTCGCGGAAAGCCACACGCCAGAAGAATTTTTTTGTAATGACTTGCCATCATTTTTTGCACCCAATTCTGCTGTATATGTTACAGAATTGGCATCTGTGACTAAATCATCCTTATTGCTTTTCATTGCCAATTTTTCGCCATCATTCAAAGAAAAAGAAGCTCTAAAAAGTAGTCCGGAGAAGTTAGTGAAATAACCCTTAAAAATACTCGGGTCTTTTGAAATTATTGCGTATCCTCCTGGTTGAATCACCGATGCGCCATCGGCCGTAATACCGTGGTTGATGTCATTCTCAAAAAATATCCATTTTGTAAAATCAACAGCGGTAGAACCAATATTTTGAACCTCAACCCACTCACCACCAGAATTCGCATCAGATCCCTCTGGGTCATACATGATTTCAGAAAAGGAAATTTGAGCACCAGCAAAAACCGGCGTAAAAAACAAAAATAGAAATAATTGGAATTTTAATCTTCTATTCGTCATGCCCCAAAAGTTTTCTTAAAACCTCTTCTGGTATTTCTTTAGGTCGAGGAGCACCTCCATCTTTTTTAGCAACTACTTTTTCTATCTCTTCTTGTTTTTGCTCTTCTTTTTTTATGGTCGACGGAGTGTGGTCTACCGGCACAATAACTTTCCCCACAATTTTACCTTCATGCATTGCCTCATCAAGCATGTGTTTTAAGGCAGAAACATTGCGTGACGAAGTAACTTCACTTTCTTTCTTGAGGTCACTAAGTGAAAAATTTTGCTTTTTTATCTCGTATTCTTTTTCGTTATTTATTTTTTTCGCTGTATGTGATTGCTGGTGTTCAACTTTTTTATTTTCATTATTCGATACAAAAACCTTACTCTCCGCAAAAGCTTTAGCAAAAGCCTTATTTTCTTCTTGCTTTTTTTCCACCGAAGCAACCGCTGGCGCTTTCTCTTCCGCTACTTCTGTCCTGGTTACGTTATTTGTAAAGTGGTTATCACGAGGCGCGAATATTTTTCGTTCATCATTTTTTTCTCCGGGTCTCCCACTTGAAACAGAAGGGGTAAAAACTTTTGGTTTCTTATCTTTTGGAGTAGATGGTACCGGCTCGTACCATTTTGCAATCGCACTTTCAACTAGAGAGCGTGGTGAGGCGTAATTCTTTCTTGTGTTCTCTACAACTTTTTCCATGAACGATACAGCTGGCTGGGCAATCGGTGGTAACGTTATGGCAGAAAATGGCTTTGAGCCGATGCCGTCAATCATAAGCCTCAAATAGATTTCAGCGAATCCCAAATTAACGATATCTTCGGCAACATATTCTGGAGCAAATTCTTTTTCAAAAACTTCCGCGTCAGTTGAACCAACTCGAAAAACAATCATCGTACCAACGTTACCAAACACAGCGGCCTGCACTTCTTCTGGCATCTGTTCAATATATTGATGCGCAATTGTAAGATTTAATTTATATTTTCTTGCTTCAGAAAGTATTTCTGCAAAAGACTCGTTGGCAAATGACTGGAACTCATCTACGTAAAAATAAAAATTTGGTAACTTGGCAAGTTCTCCAGCTGAGGCGTCGGCGCGTGACATGGCAGCGAGATAAATTTTGGTAACCAACATATTTCCAAGCAAGGCAGAGTTCTCAATACCCATTCTTCCTTTTGAAAGGTTGAGTATCATTATCTTTTTTTCATCCATTACCTTTCTTATATCAAAAGAAGATTTCGGTTGACCAATAATATTTCTAATCAATGGATTGGAAACAAACTGACCAATTTTATTTTGA includes these proteins:
- a CDS encoding glycosyltransferase family 4 protein: MKKILIFSLSYYPRFIGGAEVAIKEITDRFKPEDISFDMVTLRYDKKLPEIERIGNVTVYRIGFTTNNPKISDLGKFPLHLNKFLFQFSSAFKAAELHRKNSYDGVWAMMAHSCAVPAAIFNMMHREVPYVLTLQEGDPIKYIKRKMLPIYPLFVAGFRRATVLQTISTFLMGWGRDMGFKGFGVVIPNAVNVKHFSQIVGDTELTELKNKLGKKENDVYMVTTSRLVKKNAVDDVIKSLVDLPERYKFLVIGIGPDEDELRMLAQNLGVSSRVIFLGEIDNKEILKYLKISDIFIRPSLSEGFGISFIEAMAAGLPVIATQEGGISDFLFDPEINKDKEPTGLAVKVRDPKGIAKQAESLVNNKEIKEKLVVNGLRLVQEKYDWDTISKDMKENVFDKLFESKK
- a CDS encoding lamin tail domain-containing protein: MTNRRLKFQLFLFLFFTPVFAGAQISFSEIMYDPEGSDANSGGEWVEVQNIGSTAVDFTKWIFFENDINHGITADGASVIQPGGYAIISKDPSIFKGYFTNFSGLLFRASFSLNDGEKLAMKSNKDDLVTDANSVTYTAELGAKNDGKSLQKNSSGVWLSATPTPGSATLSDPSNPVMETTTSNQTAEQNSGASTNSIVSSFPVEPQMIVEAGANKTTVAGALISFSGIALGLKKEPIENAQYMWSFGDGSFKEGRSVTHTYRYPGEYVVVLEVSSGYFSGSDRLKVSAVTPEIIISKIGDASDYFIEVTNNSKYELDLSGWILRSQSAQFFIPKNTIIMSGGKVSFSSLVTGFSFSLGDKPFLLYPSGAMATTYGDRISEYTPQEDSESTPNIESSPVVKSVSSSKQSGNRVMAASASAVEETETKSSEQNQKFPFKWLLAVGALSIVAVLGIMFSGASSGKKPDELSADDFDIEEDVS
- a CDS encoding glycosyltransferase family 4 protein, translating into MKVIMISTDKNILEGGSAVRARMVSYGTICDKLYVLVVGKSGEKNIDKKQRLRISENVFVYSVTSRFKILSLFKAYRLGVYLTKDFGLGGDGYLITAQDPFENGFVAWGISKKTKSKLQLQIHTDFLSPYFRSESFLNKFRVMISRFLLPRSDGIRVVSRRISSSLKTNNYRLTNTPTILPIFVDVESIRKVNPVIDLHKRYPQFDFIFLVASRLTREKNIGVVLEAMSSLVKKYPNVGLVVVGSGPEESNLKFKIKNYKLGGNVVLESWQNEMISYYKTADTFILPSNYEGFGMTLVEAAASLCPIISSDVGIVGDILQKDKDILVCDSGDVDCFVNNMEHFINDPQARKECATSAQEAIQVLRLEKEEYLKKMQESWASCFR
- a CDS encoding NAD-dependent epimerase/dehydratase family protein, with amino-acid sequence MSSENKKIILVTGGAGFIGSYLCEELVKSGHKIISLDNYFTGKKENHIEGVDYREGHTKDIDKHVSEKPDIIYHLGEYSRVEQSFNDVPTVWDFNIVGTFAVLEFARKHNSKIIYAGSSTKFGDNGLGRYQSPYAWTKASNTDLVVNYGDWFNVPYAITYFYNVYGPREISTGSYATVIGIFSEKFKNGEPLSVVLPGTQVRNFTHVKDIVRGLVLVGEKGEGDEYGLGDERSYSILEIAQMFGSEIKMLPERKGNRMGAALNISKSKLLGWKTEEDIKEYIQSIKNNKA
- a CDS encoding type IV secretion system DNA-binding domain-containing protein; translation: MKAVDDNKKINYLAETNARNRRLKFGIQAIDRTRHVYVIGKTGMGKSTLLENMAVQDIENGEGLAFIDPHGGTAEKLLDYIPEHRIKDVIYFAPFDTEYPVSFNVMEDVDPSKRYLVANGLMNAFKKIWVDAWSARMEYILNNILLALLEYPDSTLLGVNRMLSDKDYRDLVVANVKDASVKAFWVDEFAKYGDRYMQEAGAAIQNKIGQFVSNPLIRNIIGQPKSSFDIRKVMDEKKIMILNLSKGRMGIENSALLGNMLVTKIYLAAMSRADASAGELAKLPNFYFYVDEFQSFANESFAEILSEARKYKLNLTIAHQYIEQMPEEVQAAVFGNVGTMIVFRVGSTDAEVFEKEFAPEYVAEDIVNLGFAEIYLRLMIDGIGSKPFSAITLPPIAQPAVSFMEKVVENTRKNYASPRSLVESAIAKWYEPVPSTPKDKKPKVFTPSVSSGRPGEKNDERKIFAPRDNHFTNNVTRTEVAEEKAPAVASVEKKQEENKAFAKAFAESKVFVSNNENKKVEHQQSHTAKKINNEKEYEIKKQNFSLSDLKKESEVTSSRNVSALKHMLDEAMHEGKIVGKVIVPVDHTPSTIKKEEQKQEEIEKVVAKKDGGAPRPKEIPEEVLRKLLGHDE
- a CDS encoding glycosyltransferase family 4 protein, whose protein sequence is MTTNKKILIATGIYPPDIGGPASYSLALFEELPKKGIDVDVLSFGEVRYLPKLIRHFVYFVKTILRARGCDVIYAQDPVSVGFPAMIASKFLRKKFVLKIVGDYAWEQGVSRFQVKDLLDEFSKKRGGYGLFVFILKYIETKVAERADKIIVPSKYLKQIVSNWGIDKNKITVVYNSFDGEIKTDIDETKRERIILSAGRLVPWKGFLTLVALMPRLIKHFPDIKLIIAGEGKERRKLEGAIKELGLESSVFLAGALSQEKLFKYIKSASVFVLNTAYEGFSHQLLEVMALGTPIVTTNIGGNPEVIENGKNGILVELDDRDAIVRSVEKILLNEAFSDELVGNAKSTVVLFNRERMLKETIKALSF
- a CDS encoding GIY-YIG nuclease family protein translates to MFYTYVLKSKKDGKLYTGYTSNLRKRFKEHNDSKSTYTKGRGPYELIYYEACLDEEDARSRELCLKAGRGKRFIKSRLKRFLFCTG